Proteins encoded in a region of the Sulfurimonas marina genome:
- a CDS encoding ABC transporter permease yields MFTLALKNIFYYKARSITTFILTFISTLLFIVYVSMMDGSHNSMLENSLKIYTSAIEIYKKGYRDEGGYEYYLENVDTYKNKIKTIEGIKNIAARYETYGLLSYKDNSSASLVVGIEPEAEADISTLKEALLKGSYLEENSGKCVYMGVDLVKKLSLGLGNEFSFIGGASDGSFAADIFELCGVFKTGMNEFDAGASFISKKYLDDLMYSKNKASYIVVSVKDLEQVDVINQEITARLNNGNLESLTWKTLMDTMVEAMEVDSIFGYISLALFMVVIFFVIMIYGFINVSARIKEIGVLRSIGVSKKALFKLLSYEIVILTLAALVFAVPIATYITYYYSLHPIVIEGIAEMYKDYGVVSDEIPFNFDLFTVAWNSAVIFLLNYISIFYPYIYVNLFTPLEASRHV; encoded by the coding sequence ATGTTCACTTTAGCACTTAAAAACATCTTCTATTATAAAGCTCGCTCAATCACTACCTTTATACTTACCTTTATCTCTACACTTCTTTTTATCGTCTATGTATCTATGATGGACGGTTCACACAACTCTATGCTTGAAAACTCACTCAAAATCTATACCTCGGCTATAGAGATCTATAAAAAAGGGTATCGTGACGAGGGTGGCTATGAGTATTATCTTGAAAATGTTGATACGTACAAAAACAAGATAAAAACAATAGAGGGGATTAAAAATATTGCCGCAAGATATGAGACGTACGGTCTGCTTTCCTATAAAGACAACTCGAGTGCCTCTTTGGTTGTTGGGATAGAACCTGAGGCTGAAGCAGATATCTCTACACTTAAAGAGGCTTTGCTCAAAGGGAGTTATCTAGAAGAAAATAGCGGAAAATGTGTCTATATGGGTGTCGATCTTGTGAAAAAGCTCTCTCTTGGTCTTGGAAATGAGTTCTCATTTATAGGTGGTGCGAGTGACGGCTCTTTTGCCGCAGATATCTTTGAGTTGTGCGGTGTGTTTAAAACAGGGATGAATGAGTTTGATGCAGGGGCATCGTTTATCTCTAAAAAATATCTCGATGATTTGATGTATTCGAAAAATAAGGCCTCATATATTGTAGTAAGCGTAAAAGATTTAGAGCAGGTTGATGTTATAAATCAAGAGATTACTGCACGCCTAAACAATGGGAACTTAGAATCGCTTACATGGAAAACATTGATGGATACGATGGTCGAGGCTATGGAGGTTGACTCAATCTTTGGATATATCTCTTTGGCACTTTTTATGGTGGTTATCTTCTTTGTAATTATGATCTACGGTTTTATCAATGTGAGTGCTAGAATAAAAGAGATAGGCGTTCTACGCTCAATAGGAGTCTCAAAAAAAGCGCTTTTTAAACTGCTAAGTTATGAGATAGTGATTCTTACTCTTGCGGCACTTGTTTTTGCCGTACCTATTGCAACATATATCACCTACTATTATTCACTCCATCCGATTGTGATCGAGGGGATTGCGGAGATGTATAAAGATTATGGGGTAGTATCGGATGAGATCCCTTTTAACTTTGATCTATTTACTGTTGCCTGGAATAGTGCTGTTATTTTTCTTTTAAACTATATCAGTATTTTTTACCCATATATCTATGTAAATCTTTTTACTCCGCTTGAAGCGAGCCGTCATGTATAA
- a CDS encoding outer membrane lipoprotein-sorting protein, producing MKHLLFLSLSFFFLFGDEAADIVKKLDENLRGSTIYIELTMKVVSSGHERVIKLENYSQGSEKSFVKITYPPRDRGITFLSLDNQMWQYVPKIERVIKIPPSMMLQKWMGSDISNDDIVKQSSLVEDYKPKIINKKENIVTLQLTPKEDAAVVWGKIDLQIDLNTYTSQKDTYYDEDGKIVRFFIYKDVKKYGKYYIPLYWRVEPYEKKGQYTEITLQKVEYDLDIPHEYFQKSALKRFSR from the coding sequence ATGAAACATCTACTGTTTCTAAGCCTTTCGTTCTTTTTCTTGTTTGGCGACGAAGCAGCAGATATTGTTAAAAAACTCGATGAAAATCTTAGAGGAAGCACTATCTATATAGAGCTGACTATGAAGGTGGTTTCATCGGGACATGAAAGGGTGATCAAGTTAGAAAACTATTCGCAAGGAAGTGAAAAAAGTTTTGTAAAGATCACTTACCCGCCCCGCGATCGAGGGATCACTTTTTTAAGCTTAGATAATCAGATGTGGCAGTATGTCCCTAAAATCGAGAGGGTTATAAAAATACCACCCTCTATGATGCTGCAAAAGTGGATGGGGAGCGATATCAGTAATGACGATATCGTAAAACAAAGCTCCCTTGTTGAAGATTATAAGCCTAAGATCATCAACAAAAAAGAGAATATCGTGACCCTTCAACTTACTCCGAAAGAGGATGCAGCGGTTGTTTGGGGAAAGATAGACCTGCAGATCGATCTCAATACCTACACTTCCCAAAAAGATACCTACTACGATGAAGATGGCAAAATAGTCCGTTTTTTTATCTATAAAGATGTGAAAAAGTACGGCAAATATTACATCCCTTTGTATTGGCGCGTAGAGCCTTATGAGAAAAAGGGGCAATACACAGAGATTACGCTTCAAAAAGTAGAATATGATCTAGATATTCCGCACGAATATTTTCAGAAAAGTGCACTTAAGAGATTTTCTAGATAA
- a CDS encoding penicillin-binding protein 1A, which produces MIKKIIITLFILGLLSPFMVFGYFYIKFDYDVSELVDYKPSVTTRIYDKDGEKIANIFDEKHRYYASFDEIPPRVVEALVAIEDTTFFEHPGINIDAIFRAALKVIKAGHAVEGASTITQQLVKNVLLTREKKLSRKIKEAIYAIKIEKVLTKEQILERYLNEIYYGHGYYGIKTAADGYFHKKLNELTLKEVAILVGLPKAPSAYAPTKNYEISMGRANRVINRMHVLGWIDDTAYEKALAENPKVYDDTLTQNKAPFIVDEVARRMYAMGIKDFKTGGYEIYTSIDLKLQEAARESLKYAYDRFLTRVENYKEKEEKNIKALLEYDPEILLAKDINISKVNGAIVSIEPSSGDVLAMVGSVDYRVSSYNRATQGKRQPGSAFKPFIYQVAINLGYSGATELVDIAKTYDYEKDGEEMKWQPKNYEKNYKGLIPLREALIHSRNLATINLVNDIGLPQLIRELKKFNIKHLPNDLSISLGTMSVSPLELAKYYTSFSNYGTQVQTHLISSIYKDEKKIYQKEDQREEISPASQAFIMTTILRDVVKRGTGRGARVRGIELAGKTGTTNSNVDGWFAGYSPTIETIVWFGNDDNTPMYRRETGGRIAAPAFSHFYREVLKIYPQIKREFDIPEGVREVTIDGEKEYFSDISKPPKAEVHSDATEELLF; this is translated from the coding sequence ATGATAAAAAAAATAATAATTACACTTTTTATTTTAGGATTATTATCACCATTTATGGTGTTTGGATACTTTTATATCAAGTTTGATTACGACGTTTCCGAATTAGTTGATTATAAACCTTCAGTAACTACACGTATTTACGATAAAGACGGTGAAAAAATAGCAAACATTTTTGATGAAAAACACCGTTATTATGCATCTTTCGATGAGATTCCACCTCGTGTAGTTGAGGCTTTGGTAGCGATAGAAGATACAACTTTTTTTGAACATCCCGGAATTAATATCGATGCAATTTTTCGTGCAGCACTTAAAGTGATCAAGGCGGGGCATGCCGTCGAGGGTGCAAGTACGATCACTCAGCAGCTGGTAAAAAATGTCCTTTTAACACGTGAGAAAAAACTCTCTCGTAAGATCAAAGAGGCTATCTATGCGATCAAGATAGAAAAGGTTCTGACAAAAGAGCAAATTTTAGAGCGCTATTTAAACGAGATCTATTACGGGCATGGATATTACGGAATTAAAACGGCAGCTGACGGTTATTTTCATAAAAAACTAAATGAGTTGACACTCAAAGAGGTAGCTATACTCGTAGGGCTTCCTAAAGCACCTTCGGCATATGCACCTACGAAAAACTATGAGATCTCTATGGGTCGTGCAAACAGAGTTATTAACAGAATGCATGTTCTTGGCTGGATCGATGATACTGCATATGAGAAAGCGTTAGCAGAAAACCCAAAAGTGTATGATGATACATTGACACAAAACAAAGCACCTTTTATTGTTGACGAGGTAGCTAGAAGAATGTATGCGATGGGGATTAAAGATTTTAAAACAGGCGGTTATGAGATCTATACTTCAATTGATCTGAAACTTCAAGAAGCAGCAAGAGAATCATTAAAATATGCCTATGATAGATTTTTAACAAGGGTTGAAAACTATAAAGAGAAAGAGGAAAAAAATATTAAAGCTCTTTTAGAGTACGATCCTGAGATTTTACTTGCAAAAGATATTAATATAAGTAAAGTAAACGGTGCTATTGTTTCAATAGAACCAAGCAGCGGAGATGTTTTAGCTATGGTTGGCTCGGTTGATTACAGAGTCTCTTCATACAACCGTGCAACACAAGGGAAACGTCAACCGGGTTCAGCATTTAAACCTTTTATCTATCAGGTTGCTATAAATCTCGGATACTCGGGAGCAACAGAGTTAGTTGATATTGCCAAAACGTATGACTATGAAAAAGATGGCGAAGAGATGAAGTGGCAGCCAAAAAACTATGAAAAAAATTATAAAGGGTTAATCCCACTTAGAGAAGCATTGATCCACTCAAGAAACCTTGCAACTATTAATCTTGTAAATGACATAGGTTTACCGCAGTTGATAAGAGAGTTAAAAAAGTTTAATATCAAACATCTTCCAAACGATCTATCTATTTCACTTGGGACAATGTCGGTATCACCGCTTGAACTTGCAAAATACTATACATCTTTTTCAAATTACGGGACACAGGTGCAAACACACCTAATCAGTTCTATCTATAAAGATGAAAAGAAGATCTATCAAAAAGAGGACCAAAGAGAAGAGATCTCACCTGCCTCGCAGGCGTTTATTATGACAACTATTTTACGTGACGTTGTAAAGCGTGGTACAGGTAGGGGTGCAAGAGTCAGAGGAATCGAATTGGCCGGAAAAACGGGGACAACAAACTCTAATGTTGATGGGTGGTTTGCTGGATATTCTCCAACTATTGAGACAATCGTATGGTTTGGAAATGATGATAATACACCTATGTACAGAAGAGAAACAGGGGGTAGGATAGCTGCTCCTGCGTTCTCACACTTTTATCGTGAAGTTTTAAAAATATATCCGCAAATTAAAAGAGAGTTTGATATTCCTGAAGGTGTTCGTGAAGTAACTATTGACGGTGAAAAAGAGTACTTCAGTGATATCTCAAAACCACCAAAAGCAGAAGTTCATTCTGATGCTACAGAGGAGTTATTATTTTGA
- a CDS encoding DUF4190 domain-containing protein, whose protein sequence is MEQTNQNVVVVQTSGMAIASMILGIVGLFFFGSLLAVIFGHIARSKIKHSNGTLSGDGLALTGLITGYIGLIFTILILLAVALPKFAQVKHEAEMAQQLQKSKSMSSPSESEY, encoded by the coding sequence ATGGAACAAACAAATCAAAATGTAGTTGTAGTACAAACTTCCGGAATGGCTATTGCCAGTATGATTCTTGGAATAGTTGGATTATTCTTTTTCGGCTCTTTATTAGCGGTTATTTTTGGTCATATTGCAAGATCAAAAATCAAACATAGCAATGGTACGTTAAGTGGGGACGGTCTTGCACTTACAGGGCTAATTACAGGTTACATCGGATTAATCTTTACAATACTGATCTTACTTGCTGTTGCTCTTCCAAAATTTGCACAGGTAAAACATGAGGCTGAAATGGCTCAACAGTTACAAAAGAGTAAAAGTATGAGTTCTCCTTCTGAAAGTGAATATTAA
- a CDS encoding ABC transporter permease, producing the protein MYKLLAKLAWKNSFLRLSRTFLLIMMISVSMSMMLSIQALYDGMAENMLDKNRRSYSGDVSIFAKGYLIDKEIKDIISDADTMTKDLKGNPAVTSVIGRVNVQGLLSTARKSSFITLVGIDLEDEKQFGQFEQFLKSGELSVEKNSAIIGLELAKKLKVKIGSKVVFSTQDIHGEIISVAYKIKAIVQTTNIALDAKGMFVDKTRLQKLLGLQSNQVSQISVMLSDEKVTKEIQNRYREYDVKSFMELQPMMQQMQDIMYIFNSITFMIVMSVVFVGIFGVMYVSILDRIREFGIMMSVGYHYKYVRLQVILEAVIVGFLGYVVGAVLGYGMLLYLQYYGLDFTSFSDALEMWGYESVIYGTIKVSYFTTTFVAIVLASLLSVVIPLRKLKKLSLVDIIKVEK; encoded by the coding sequence ATGTATAAATTGCTTGCAAAACTTGCCTGGAAAAACTCTTTTTTACGACTTTCTCGTACATTCTTACTTATTATGATGATATCTGTGAGTATGAGTATGATGCTCTCGATCCAAGCCTTGTATGACGGGATGGCAGAGAATATGCTTGATAAAAATAGACGCTCATACAGCGGGGATGTGAGTATCTTCGCTAAAGGGTATCTGATCGACAAAGAGATCAAAGATATCATTAGTGATGCAGATACGATGACAAAGGATTTAAAAGGGAATCCCGCTGTTACTTCCGTGATAGGAAGGGTAAATGTTCAAGGGTTGTTATCTACTGCGAGGAAATCTTCATTTATTACATTGGTAGGGATTGATTTAGAGGATGAAAAACAGTTCGGTCAGTTTGAACAGTTTTTAAAAAGCGGAGAGCTGAGTGTTGAGAAAAACTCTGCAATTATCGGATTGGAACTTGCCAAAAAACTGAAAGTAAAAATTGGTTCAAAAGTTGTCTTCTCAACACAGGATATTCACGGTGAAATTATCTCAGTCGCTTACAAGATCAAAGCGATTGTACAAACTACAAATATAGCCCTTGATGCAAAAGGGATGTTTGTAGATAAAACAAGGCTGCAAAAACTGCTAGGACTCCAAAGCAATCAGGTCTCACAAATATCTGTAATGCTCTCCGATGAAAAAGTAACAAAGGAGATTCAAAACAGATACAGAGAGTATGATGTAAAAAGTTTTATGGAACTCCAGCCGATGATGCAACAGATGCAAGATATAATGTATATCTTTAATTCAATCACTTTTATGATTGTCATGAGTGTTGTTTTTGTAGGAATCTTCGGGGTAATGTATGTCTCTATACTCGATCGCATACGTGAGTTTGGGATTATGATGAGTGTTGGGTATCATTATAAATATGTACGTTTGCAGGTTATTCTTGAAGCGGTAATAGTTGGATTTTTAGGTTATGTTGTCGGTGCGGTTTTAGGATACGGGATGCTTCTGTATCTACAATACTACGGGCTTGATTTTACCTCTTTTTCAGATGCTTTGGAGATGTGGGGATATGAGTCTGTGATATACGGAACAATCAAGGTGAGCTATTTTACAACGACCTTTGTCGCTATTGTCTTGGCCTCGTTACTGAGTGTAGTGATACCACTAAGAAAATTGAAAAAGTTGAGTCTTGTAGATATCATAAAGGTTGAAAAATGA
- a CDS encoding ABC transporter ATP-binding protein, whose product MIKITNLHKYFYKGEPREVHALNDVELVIEDGEFTLLNGPSGCGKSTLLNLIGALDDLSEGEIYFDDDEVSSLGEEDKTTLRLEQIGFVFQAYNLIPVLNVKENIAFIMRLRGFEESFIENRVTELAKLLDITDKLEYLPNNLSGGEQQRVAVARAVATKPKIILADEPTANLDSINSKILIDMMKELNEKEGLTIIFASHDEMVKENVRRVINMYDGEIVDG is encoded by the coding sequence ATGATCAAAATTACAAATCTTCATAAGTACTTTTACAAAGGTGAGCCGCGAGAGGTACATGCCTTAAACGATGTTGAACTTGTAATTGAAGATGGAGAGTTTACCCTTTTAAATGGACCTTCCGGATGCGGAAAATCAACCTTGCTCAATCTGATAGGTGCCCTTGATGATCTAAGCGAAGGTGAGATCTATTTTGATGATGATGAGGTAAGCTCACTGGGCGAAGAAGACAAAACTACTCTAAGGTTGGAGCAAATCGGTTTTGTTTTTCAGGCGTATAATCTTATCCCGGTTCTCAATGTGAAAGAAAATATCGCTTTTATAATGCGTTTGCGAGGTTTTGAAGAGAGTTTTATAGAGAATCGTGTTACAGAGCTTGCAAAACTTTTAGATATCACAGACAAGCTTGAATACCTTCCAAATAATTTAAGCGGCGGGGAGCAGCAACGTGTAGCCGTTGCCCGTGCCGTGGCTACAAAGCCTAAGATAATTTTAGCGGATGAACCTACGGCAAATCTCGATTCTATAAACTCGAAAATTTTGATCGATATGATGAAAGAGTTAAATGAAAAAGAGGGGCTAACCATCATCTTTGCATCACACGACGAGATGGTAAAAGAGAATGTACGAAGAGTGATCAATATGTATGACGGAGAGATAGTTGATGGTTAA
- the leuA gene encoding 2-isopropylmalate synthase: protein MKHIPSGKYQPYPKIDLPNRQWPDNTITKAPIWCSVDLRDGNQALINPMNMEKKLELFTLLLKLGFKEIEVGFPSASKVEFDFLRKLVDDNLIPDDVTIQVLVQAREHLIAKTFEALQGVKKATVHLYNSTSIAQRKIVFGKSQEEIIELALEGVDLVKKYEAQHDGKIFLEYSPESFTGTELEFAAKISNAVTARWGISAERPVIINLPATVEMATPNIYADQIEWMSRHLDNREHILISTHTHNDRGTSIAATELALLAGADRVEGTLLSNGERTGNVDIITLALNMTTQGVDSGLDFSDVNEVVEVVERVTELPTHPRHPYVGDLVYTAFSGSHQDAINKGLAYQQAKEQPFWEVPYLPIDPADVGRTYESIIRINSQSGKGGVAYILEQNYGYQLPKSMHPEIGRAVQMLSDVEGRELTSEEIYGVFKAEYFELDQHIKFIDFSSTTKNKVATCTLTYEYNGKEITSEGTGNGPIDACKDALMKEYKNEFSIKSYSEHSCGDKSSAKAVAYIELKTAEKFSCFGVGRDNDITIATVKALFCALNRTYSN from the coding sequence ATGAAACATATTCCAAGTGGCAAATACCAGCCATATCCAAAAATAGACTTGCCAAATAGACAATGGCCTGACAATACTATTACAAAAGCTCCAATCTGGTGTAGTGTAGATTTACGTGACGGTAATCAAGCGCTTATTAACCCGATGAACATGGAGAAAAAACTTGAACTTTTTACACTCTTACTCAAACTTGGATTTAAGGAGATCGAAGTAGGTTTTCCATCTGCATCGAAAGTTGAATTTGACTTTTTACGCAAGTTGGTAGATGACAACTTGATCCCTGACGATGTAACTATCCAAGTGCTAGTACAAGCTAGAGAGCATCTTATAGCAAAAACTTTTGAAGCATTACAAGGTGTAAAAAAAGCGACTGTACATCTTTACAACTCAACTTCGATCGCACAAAGAAAGATCGTTTTCGGTAAATCTCAAGAAGAGATCATTGAACTAGCACTTGAAGGTGTTGATTTAGTAAAAAAATATGAAGCACAGCACGACGGGAAAATCTTTTTAGAGTACTCTCCAGAGAGTTTCACAGGAACTGAGTTAGAGTTTGCTGCAAAAATCTCAAATGCAGTAACTGCTCGTTGGGGAATAAGTGCAGAGCGTCCTGTAATCATCAACTTACCGGCAACGGTTGAGATGGCTACACCAAACATCTATGCAGATCAAATAGAGTGGATGAGCAGACATTTAGATAATCGTGAGCATATCCTTATCTCTACACATACTCACAACGATAGAGGAACATCTATCGCGGCAACAGAACTTGCACTTTTAGCGGGAGCTGACAGAGTTGAGGGAACGTTGTTAAGCAATGGTGAGCGTACAGGTAACGTGGATATCATCACACTTGCACTAAACATGACAACTCAAGGTGTTGACAGCGGTCTTGACTTCTCAGATGTAAATGAAGTTGTAGAGGTAGTAGAGCGTGTAACAGAGTTACCGACACACCCAAGACATCCGTATGTAGGAGACCTTGTATATACTGCATTCTCTGGTTCACACCAAGATGCGATTAACAAAGGTCTTGCATATCAGCAGGCAAAAGAGCAGCCTTTCTGGGAAGTTCCGTACTTGCCAATCGATCCTGCCGATGTAGGTCGTACGTATGAGTCGATCATCCGTATCAACTCACAATCAGGTAAAGGTGGTGTTGCATATATCTTGGAACAAAACTACGGTTACCAGTTGCCAAAATCGATGCATCCGGAGATCGGACGTGCTGTACAAATGCTTAGTGATGTAGAGGGGCGTGAGCTTACTAGTGAAGAGATCTACGGTGTATTTAAAGCTGAGTATTTTGAACTTGATCAACATATCAAGTTTATCGATTTTAGCTCAACTACAAAAAATAAAGTTGCAACATGCACTTTAACATATGAGTACAACGGCAAAGAGATCACATCTGAAGGTACTGGCAACGGTCCAATCGATGCTTGTAAAGATGCACTTATGAAAGAGTACAAAAATGAGTTTAGTATAAAATCTTACTCTGAGCACTCTTGCGGAGATAAAAGCTCTGCAAAAGCTGTAGCATATATAGAGCTCAAAACAGCAGAAAAATTCTCTTGTTTTGGAGTTGGAAGAGATAACGATATCACAATCGCTACAGTTAAAGCACTTTTCTGTGCACTAAATAGAACTTACTCAAACTAA